GTTGGGCAAGGAAGGGATTTTCATCAAGGTAAGTGATGGTGACGATTTTGGTGTTGCGCAGGGGGGTGGCGGTTAACCTGTTTTGGATCATGGCGGTGATGGTGTCAGAATCGCTGGGAGTTTGAGCATCATCAAAGGGGTTGGTGATTTTGCTGCTGCTCATGGCAGGCATGATTGATTGAATCGTTTCTTTGATCCATGATATCAGGAATTTCCTGAATGACGGACTGTCTTGCTGAATAAAGAAATGACGGTATCTGGTATCGAGGCCAAGTTTTTTTACGACCCTGCCGACAACATTAGGACTCTGAATGATACTGACCTGGGTTCCAAGAAAGTCTGGTTCATAAGGAAGAGATTCTTTCCCCTGGACTGCCGTGTCCAAGTTGCGTTCAATAAGCATCTGGACACTTGCCATATAGTAGGGAGTGGCGGTCAGGGTGCCCAAGAGGCCGATGGCCATGGTAATGAAGATAAAAGTCATCATCACGCCCTTGCGTTTTCTGAAAACCTGAACGATATCGCGCAGACTGATTTCTTCTTCTAGAATGTGTTCTTCCGGGGGAGGGGTCATGGATTATCGATTAAAAAAAATAAGGTTATTGGGGCATCAATCAGAACAGACTGTTTTCTGGCTCTGATCAGAAGAGTGGTGCGCATCGCAAAAGATCAGAAAAAACTTTCCTGTACCACAATGACATCATCCGGGAGTACCCGGGTATCCAGCTTGACATCGTTGAGTTCGGTTTTTTCTCCGCCGGTGATTCGGATGATTCGAATTTTGCCTTTTGCTGCCTTGCCGGTAAAACCTGCGGCCAGGGTGATGGCCTTCAGCACTGTAGTGTCATCGTCGATCTTGTATGCATTGGGGCTTTTTACTTCACCGGTGACATAACACATCCCAGCCCTTTGAATATATACATTATCCTTGTTGTTGATCTGGATGTTCTGGGAGATATCTCCGTTCTTCATCAGAGCCTCTAGATTAATTGTGAGAATGCTGGTTTTATCCGAAATCCCGGCGCGTTTGATGGTGACAATGTTGCCTGCGCCTTCAGTGGTCCCGCCAGCCTGGGAAATCAATTCAAGCAAGGTTGTGGAACCGCTCAACTCATATAATCCCGGTTTATGGACCATGCCGAGGATCACCGCCTTATTGCTGCCATACTCCTCAATGAAAACATTGACCTGCGGGTTAACGATGTAGTCGTCGGCAAGTAAACCTGCCAACTTGTTTGAAACCTGAGAAATGTTCAATCCGCCTACGTCAACATAGCCGATTAGTGGCATCTGGATCTGGCCACTGCCGTTAACCCGAACGGTGGTCTGAAGATCCGGGTGATCGTAAACACTGATTTTCAGTACATCATCCTGGCCTACCGTATAATCCCCGGCGTGCAGCGGTTCGGAAGGCAGGATCAGCAGGAAAAAAAGCAATGCTGCCAGGAGAGGGTGGGGATAATGTGACTGAAAAAAATATCTGCGCATCGACTTACTCATTGTATAAATTATAAGGTTGCAGACTACAAAGGATAATGCTTAGCGCGGAGCAGTCGTATTCCGTGAATTAGTGGATTACATGGATTCCGGAGGTTATAACCCGGCATTCAAACGGAGATAGAAGGTATTGGTCTTGTAGTCGAAGGCAGTTACATCCGAGTCGCGTTCCGTGTGACTAAACTCTGCCTCGGCCTGCAACCACTTTGTGAAGGTATAACGAAAAACAGGGGTAATGGAGAAAACGTCATCGGACCTGCCGATTCCGGCATTGCCTTCAAAATCCGTCCTGGTGTAGCCGAGGTAAAGGATGGAATCGATTTTTTCAGTAAAATTTTTATTGACGGACAGCTGTACGGTAGTGTCGGTGGAATAGGCAGAGGTGGAAATCGTCGACTCATTCAATTTATGGGAGGCCAGGAATTGGATTCCGGTCTTGGCCGTAAAATCGTGTTCAACGGTTATTTCCATCACCGCACCTGTCTTGCTGGGGGCGAGAGGATTGTCGCTTGAACGATCAATGTAGCCTACTTTTCCCTTGAAGCTGGTCTTTTCTGCGCTACGCCATTTCAGGCCGGCGTAAATATAATTCTGATCACTGTCCTGGGTGGTATTGGTTTCATAGGATACAGCAATGTTTTCGTACTGAATGAAAAGAGAGGTCTTCGGGGAGTAATTATAAAAGAAATATGCGCCATAAGAGCTGTCTTCTCGGTTTTTTCCTTTGCTGATCTCCAGGTCGTAATCAAGATAAAATTGACTGTATTCAGCGCGGATGCTGAATTTTTCAGTAAAATCATATTGCAGGATTGTCCCGTAGAGATTGTTTGTATATTTCTCGATCTCCGTGGAGTCACCGGTGCCCATTGGATCTTCAGAGTCGGTGTATTTGCCGAACACATCAAAGGAAAGGCTCCCTGGCAGATTAGCCTGCAAAGATGCCTCTGCTGCCTGTTTGGTAGTGTCCCGTTCTGAGTGTGAACTGTATTCTTCGATTGTGGCGGCATACAGGGCATAGGCCTGGAACCGGCTGAAGGTCTCCTGCTTGTCAACTTCCTGGAACCGGCCGCCCGGGGAAGTGTTGGAAGTGTTGAGATTGAGGAAAATATCATGTTTCGGGGTTGTTGTTACCCATATCCCGGGCGAATAGATGGTGCTCCAGTCGTCGATGGTGTCGTCTTTAGTGTTGGTGATATTGTCCGAGTTCTTTGCGCCGATGGACAGGAACGGATGAATGTAGCCGCTTCGGGCGGAAAAAATATCATTTGTCTCAAGGTCGGTGTCTTTTTTGTCCTGATCGTCATCAGCTGCAAACAAAGGGGTGCAGAACATCGTCAGGATCAATATCGTTATAGCGCTTATAATCTGTTTCATTTTAATTAGCCGGAGTGGAGTAGTTGTATACTATTTAAGTTAGATTTTATTAATGATTCGTAAAAAGCA
This region of Pseudomonadota bacterium genomic DNA includes:
- a CDS encoding SLBB domain-containing protein, which gives rise to MRRYFFQSHYPHPLLAALLFFLLILPSEPLHAGDYTVGQDDVLKISVYDHPDLQTTVRVNGSGQIQMPLIGYVDVGGLNISQVSNKLAGLLADDYIVNPQVNVFIEEYGSNKAVILGMVHKPGLYELSGSTTLLELISQAGGTTEGAGNIVTIKRAGISDKTSILTINLEALMKNGDISQNIQINNKDNVYIQRAGMCYVTGEVKSPNAYKIDDDTTVLKAITLAAGFTGKAAKGKIRIIRITGGEKTELNDVKLDTRVLPDDVIVVQESFF
- a CDS encoding outer membrane beta-barrel protein codes for the protein MKQIISAITILILTMFCTPLFAADDDQDKKDTDLETNDIFSARSGYIHPFLSIGAKNSDNITNTKDDTIDDWSTIYSPGIWVTTTPKHDIFLNLNTSNTSPGGRFQEVDKQETFSRFQAYALYAATIEEYSSHSERDTTKQAAEASLQANLPGSLSFDVFGKYTDSEDPMGTGDSTEIEKYTNNLYGTILQYDFTEKFSIRAEYSQFYLDYDLEISKGKNREDSSYGAYFFYNYSPKTSLFIQYENIAVSYETNTTQDSDQNYIYAGLKWRSAEKTSFKGKVGYIDRSSDNPLAPSKTGAVMEITVEHDFTAKTGIQFLASHKLNESTISTSAYSTDTTVQLSVNKNFTEKIDSILYLGYTRTDFEGNAGIGRSDDVFSITPVFRYTFTKWLQAEAEFSHTERDSDVTAFDYKTNTFYLRLNAGL